In Leishmania infantum JPCM5 genome chromosome 33, a genomic segment contains:
- a CDS encoding putative elongation factor 1-gamma, with product MHLLYKKNANNAPAQKILAAAAYAGVEITAEPCDENKASTDADFLNFCDPCGEYPVLEPGDGSGVCVFGANAILRYVARMKNEGSVHPYGRTPFEASQVDMWIDFSSTEIDAANMPYIRMAYEKATSDAPADALDKVKAVLSALEEVLSVRTFLVGERLSIADVAVAFSIHLVYRCNRKHGQTLSKEYRAVYRHYNTVMRHPKIHAMMRKEGAALGPLRS from the coding sequence ATGCATCTGCTCTACAAAAAGAACGCCAATAACGCTCCAGCGCAGAAGAttctcgcggcggcggcgtacgCGGGTGTGGAGATTACCGCGGAGCCGTGTGACGAGAACAAGGCCAGCACCGACGCTGACTTCCTCAACTTCTGCGACCCGTGTGGCGAGTACCCGGTGCTGGAGCCCGGTGACGGTTCTGGTGTCTGCGTGTTCGGTGCCAATGCAATCCTGCGCTACGTGGCGCGCATGAAGAATGAAGGCTCGGTGCACCCCTACGGTCGCACGCCGTTCGAGGCGAGTCAGGTGGACATGTGGATCGACTTTTCTAGCACGGAGATCGACGCGGCGAACATGCCGTACATCCGTATGGCGTACGAGAAGGCTACCAGCGACGCACCGGCGGACGCCCTCGATAAGGTGAAGGCTGTGCTTTCTGcactggaggaggtgctgagcgtgcgcacctttCTCGTCGGTGAGCGCCTGTCCATCGCCGATGTGGCCGTCGCCTTCTCGATCCATTTGGTGTACCGTTGCAACCGCAAGCACGGCCAGACCCTCTCCAAGGAGTACCGCGCCGTGTACCGCCACTACAACACGGTGATGCGCCACCCCAAGATTCACGCCATGATGCGCAAGGAGGGCGCAGCACTCGGGCCTCTGCGCAGCTAG